A region of Salvelinus alpinus chromosome 6, SLU_Salpinus.1, whole genome shotgun sequence DNA encodes the following proteins:
- the LOC139577908 gene encoding uncharacterized protein, with product FPHTPPYPPLSLSPYPSLSISPSSSISPSLSLSSSLSPSLYTSPSLSLSPSLYTSPSLSPSPSPSPSPSLSPSPSLSPSPSPSPSPSLSPSPSPSPSPSPSPSPSLSPSLSHPYLHPYLHPHPPPYHRPPPYPRPPPYPPPHLYPPPYPYDPPYPHLYPISNPLPISIPPPIPIPLHVPIPLPIPIPLHVPIPILLHVPIPLPISIPIPIPLHVPIPLPISIPLPILMTLSIPLPLPIPMTLPAPSPSHPHLYPISNPHPPPRPYPPPHLYPPPYPHPPPRPYPPPHLYPPPYPHPPPHPNPPPHLYPYPCDPPYPPSLSPSPSFPPISIPLPISIPLPFPHTPPYPPLSLSPYPSLSISPSSSISPSLSLSSSLSPSLYTSPSLSLSPSLYTSPSLSPSPSPSPSPSLC from the exons TTTCCCCATACCCCTCCCTATCCTCCCCTATCCCTCTCCCCATACCCATCTCTATCCATATCCCCATCCTCCTCCATatccccctccctatctctctcatcatccctctccccatccctataCACATccccctccctatccctctccccatccctataCACATCCCCATCCCTATCCCCCTCACCATCCCCCTCACCATCCccatccctgtccccatccccatccctatcCCCCTCACCATCCCCCTcaccatccccatccctatcCCCCTCACCATCCCcctcaccatccccatccccctcaccatccccatccctgtccccatccctatctcatccctatctccatccctatctccatccacatCCCCCTCCTTATCACCGCCCCCCTCCTTATCCCCGTCCTCCTCCCtatccccctccccatctctatccccctccctatCCCTATGACCCTCCCTATCCCCATCTCTATCCCATATCtaaccccctccccatctctatccccCCCCCTATCCCCATCCCCCTCCACGTCCCTATCCCCCTCCCTATCCCCATCCCCCTCCACGTCCCTATCCCCATCCTCCTCCACGTCCCtatccccctccccatctctatccccatccccatccccctcCACGTCCCtatccccctccccatctctatccccctccctatCCTTATgaccctctctatccctctccccctccctatccCTATGACCCTCCCAgccccatccccatcccatccccatctCTATCCCATCTCTAACCCCCATCCCCCTCCACGTCCCtatccccctccccatctctatccccctccctatCCCCATCCCCCTCCACGTCCCtatccccctccccatctctatccccctccctatCCCCATCCCCCTCCACATCCCaatccccctccccatctctatccctATCCCTGTGACCCTCCCTATCCCCCATCCCTATCCCCATCCCCCTCCTTTCCCCCCAtctctatccccctcccaatCTCCATTCCCCTCCCTTTTCCCCATACCCCTCCCTATCCTCCCCTATCCCTCTCCCCATACCCATCTCTATCCATATCCCCATCCTCCTCCATatccccctccctatctctctcatcatccctctccccatccctataCACATccccctccctatccctctccccatccctataCACATCCCCATCCCTATCCCCCTCACCATCCCCCTCACCATCCccatccct ctGTTAA